The Raphanus sativus cultivar WK10039 chromosome 2, ASM80110v3, whole genome shotgun sequence genome includes a region encoding these proteins:
- the LOC108842706 gene encoding uncharacterized protein LOC108842706: MEFFHNAKAVRMRNVHEKYLMADEDEETVTQDKTGSDKRARWTVEPVRGSFEVIRLRSCYGNYLTASNERFLLGATGRKVVLSKPNRLGSSVEWEPVREGSKVKLRTRYGNFLRANGGLPPWRNSVTHDSPHRSDSFLWDVDLIEILVGTAPPSLAPTTTLAPHRKQSSPPMSRTSSEKYVEELTESLPKSEGRIIYYHIADEEGHVEDESAVGYALTFKGNSVEQLTQALMEETSMDDVVVCTRNPLNGKLFPLRLQLPPNSGTMHVVLVPSTT; this comes from the exons ATGGAGTTTTTCCACAACGCTAAAGCTGTTAGGATGCGTAACGTCCACGAGAAGTATCTGATGGCGGATGAGGACGAAGAGACGGTGACTCAAGACAAGACTGGTTCCGACAAGAGAGCTCGATGGACCGTCGAGCCGGTTCGTGGTTCCTTTGAAGTGATCCGTTTGAGGAGTTGTTACGGTAACTATCTCACCGCCTCGAACGAGCGGTTCTTGCTCGGTGCAACGGGGCGTAAAGTGGTATTGTCGAAACCTAATCGGCTTGGCTCGTCCGTAGAGTGGGAACCTGTGAGAGAAGGATCGAAAGTGAAGCTCAGGACTAGATACGGCAACTTTCTTCGAGCCAATGGTGGACTTCCTCCTTGGCGTAACTCTGTCACGCATGACTCACCTCACAGGTCGGACTCGTTCTTGTGGGATGTTGATCTCATTGAAATCTTGGTCGGGACGGCACCTCCGTCTCTAGCTCCGACGACAACTCTTGCGCCACATAGGAAGCAGTCAAGTCCTCCTATGTCCCGAACCTCTTCAGAAAAATACGTGGAAGAG TTGACTGAGTCGCTGCCAAAATCTGAAGGGAGGATCATCTATTACCATATCGCAGACGAAGAAGGACACGTGGAGGATGAGTCAGCCGTTGGATACGCTTTGACTTTCAAAGGAAATAGCGTGGAACAGTTGACGCAGGCGCTCATGGAAGAGACTAGCATGGATGACGTTGTTGTGTGTACACGCAATCCTTTAAACGGCAAGTTGTTTCCTCTCCGCTTGCAGCTTCCGCCAAACAGTGGGACAATGCACGTCGTTCTAGTTCCCTCGACTACTTAA
- the LOC108842707 gene encoding protein NRT1/ PTR FAMILY 2.13 has translation MDVVDSHNQKSSPPHSIVDAEKVEKKPGGWRAVSFILGNETLERLGTIGLLSNFMVYLTRVFHLEQVDAANVINIWSGFSNLTPLVGAFISDAYVGRFKTIAFASFATLLGLVTLTLTASLPQLHPETCNSKDPVSCGGPNKLQFGILLLGLGFLSIGSGGIRPCSIPFGVDQFDQRTEEGIKGVASFFNWYYMTFTVVLLIAQTIVVYIQDQVSWIIGFSVPTGLMACAVVMFFAGMKLYVYVKPEGSIFSGIAQVLVAARKKRKMKLPADDDGTVTYYDPPVKDTVLSKLHHSNQYRFLDKAAVIIEGDLTSEGVPANKWRLCSIQEVEEVKCLIRIIPVWSAGIISLAAMTQQGTFTVSQALKMDRHIGPNFQIPAGSLSVISLLTIGVFLPLYDRVLVPFFRRITGHKSGITLLQRIGTGIVFAIFSMIVAGLVERMRRLRSINYGDPTGMTPMSVFWLSPQLILMGLCEAFNIIGQIEFFNSQFPEHMRSIANALFSLSFAGSNYLSSLIVTTVHRFSGGHDRPDWLNKNLNAGKLDYFYYLIAVLGVFNLVYFWYCARGYQYKTGLQMGGFEEDKSFSDVEMSSKKQLK, from the exons ATGGATGTTGTTGATTCTCACAATCAGAAAAGTTCGCCGCCGCACTCTATCGTGGATGCTGAGAAAGTTGAGAAAAAGCCTGGAGGATGGAGAGCCGTCTCGTTCATTTTAG GAAATGAGACGTTGGAGAGACTTGGAACGATTGGGTTGTTGTCAAACTTCATGGTGTATCTAACCAGAGTGTTCCACTTAGAACAAGTCGACGCTGCAAATGTCATCAACATTTGGTCTGGTTTCAGCAATCTCACTCCTCTAGTGGGCGCGTTTATCTCGGACGCTTACGTCGGCCGTTTCAAGACCATCGCGTTCGCCTCATTCGCCACCCTCCTC GGACTAGTGACATTGACACTCACGGCATCGCTTCCTCAACTCCACCCAGAAACATGCAACAGCAAAGATCCCGTTAGTTGCGGCGGTCCGAACAAACTCCAGTTCGGGATTTTGCTATTAGGTCTAGGTTTCCTCTCCATAGGGAGTGGAGGAATACGACCATGTAGCATCCCTTTTGGTGTTGACCAATTCGACCAACGAACAGAGGAAGGGATTAAAGGAGTCGCTAGTTTCTTCAACTGGTATTACATGACTTTCACTGTGGTTCTGCTTATTGCACAGACAATTGTTGTGTATATCCAAGACCAAGTCAGCTGGATCATCGGCTTTAGTGTACCCACTGGACTCATGGCTTGTGCCGTGGTTATGTTTTTCGCCGGAATGAAGCTTTACGTCTATGTTAAACCAGAAGGAAGTATATTCTCTGGTATCGCTCAAGTTTTAGTGGCAGCTCGTAAGAAGCGAAAGATGAAGCTCCCGGCGGACGATGACGGCACTGTGACCTACTATGACCCGCCTGTTAAAGATACCGTGTTATCCAAATTACACCATAGTAACCAATACAG GTTTCTAGACAAAGCGGCGGTGATAATAGAAGGCGATTTAACATCTGAGGGAGTTCCCGCGAACAAGTGGCGACTATGCAGCATTCAAGAAGTGGAAGAAGTGAAGTGTTTGATACGAATCATTCCTGTTTGGTCGGCTGGAATAATATCACTCGCGGCTATGACACAGCAAGGAACGTTCACGGTCTCTCAAGCTTTGAAAATGGACCGACATATAGGCCCCAACTTCCAGATACCGGCCGGTTCTCTCTCCGTCATCTCTCTCCTCACCATCGGCGTCTTTCTTCCCTTATATGACCGCGTTTTGGTTCCATTCTTCCGCCGGATCACCGGCCATAAATCCGGAATCACACTCCTCCAACGTATAGGGACAGGGATCGTTTTCGCTATCTTTTCCATGATCGTTGCCGGGTTAGTGGAGCGCATGAGACGCCTGCGCTCCATTAACTACGGAGATCCGACCGGGATGACTCCCATGTCAGTGTTTTGGCTCTCCCCGCAGCTCATTCTGATGGGACTATGTGAAGCATTCAACATCATTGGACAGATTGAGTTCTTCAACAGTCAGTTTCCTGAACATATGAGAAGCATCGCTAACGCTCTCTTCTCTTTATCCTTCGCCGGTTCGAACTACCTTAGTAGTTTGATAGTGACGACTGTTCATAGATTCTCTGGTGGTCATGACCGTCCTGATTGGCTCAACAAGAATCTCAATGCGGGAAAGTTGGATTACTTCTATTATCTGATAGCGGTTTTGGGTGTGTTTAATCTGGTTTATTTTTGGTACTGTGCTCGAGGATACCAGTACAAGACCGGTTTACAGATGGGAGGTTTCGAGGAGGACAAGAGTTTCTCTGATGTTGAGATGAGTTCCAAAAAACAGCTGAAATGA